AACATTTGTTTTAGTAATAAGCAAACTTTATTTTAAAGTAAAAAGTAACTAAAATTTTTAAATTATTGAATGAATTTAATAAAATAAAAAATGAATTAATTTTAAAATACAAATTATAAAATTAATTTTTGATATTTTTTAATGTTTATTTTGTATGAAGAGGAATAATTTTTCCAAACTCAAATGAATTTGGTATTGTATTTTTTACAGCCTGAACATGTTCAGGAGAAACAACAATACAAAAACCCAATCCCATATTCCAAACATTGTATGCTTCATCATCAGAAATTTTTCCAAGATCCTTAAAAAATTTCATTATTGGAGGAGTAGGTATTTTACTTTTATCGGCATCAAAAACAAATCTTTCTGGAAGTACTCTACTAATATTTGTGAGTCCACCACCAGTTATATGTGCCATTGCTTTAATAGGAACAATTGTTTTTAGGTTTAATATTTCTTTTACATATAATTTAGTTGGTTCAGTTAAAAATTCACCTAATGTTTTGCCTTCAAAAGGAGTTTCTAAGGAAAGTTTATGATCACCCATAATTTTTCTAATTAGGGAATATCCATTTGCATGAAAGCCGCTGCTAGGTAATCCTATTAAACAGTCTCCCGCAACAATTTTTCTACCATCAATTAGATCTTTTTGATAAACTTCACCAACAGCAAAACCAGCTAAATCAAATTTATTATTGTCATAAAATCCTGGCATTTCTGCAGTTTCACCTCCTAGCAAAATGCAATTGCATTCTTGGCAAGCTTTAACTATTCCTTTAATTACTCTGTGAGCAACATCTACATCAAGCTTTCCAGTAGCATAATAATCTAAGAAAAATAGAGGTCTGGCACCACAAACAATTAAATCGTTTAAGCTCATTGCTACGAGATCTTGACCTAAGTATTCATAGCGTTGCATTTTTATTCCAAGTTCTAATTTTGTTCCCACGCCATCCGTACATGCGACTAAAAATCTATCCGCATCAAGTTGATAAAGACCTGCAAATCCACCAATATTTGGATTAATTTTCTTAATTTTATCAACAAGAGATTCTCCTGCATGAATACTCACACCTGCTTTTTCGTATTCTTTACTTGTCATTGCTATTTATCTCCTAAGATTGAGTGGATGGTATCTATGAGAATTTGATGTTCCAAAGGGCGTACTCTTTTAATTAAATCTTGAACATTTTCATAAGGAAACAAAGGAAAAGATATAAAATTTAAAATTTCACCTGAATCTAATTCAGGAATAACTTTGTGGACACTTAAACCCCAGTGTGAAAATTTATTACTTACCGCATACTCATAG
This is a stretch of genomic DNA from Pigmentibacter ruber. It encodes these proteins:
- the purM gene encoding phosphoribosylformylglycinamidine cyclo-ligase, which gives rise to MTSKEYEKAGVSIHAGESLVDKIKKINPNIGGFAGLYQLDADRFLVACTDGVGTKLELGIKMQRYEYLGQDLVAMSLNDLIVCGARPLFFLDYYATGKLDVDVAHRVIKGIVKACQECNCILLGGETAEMPGFYDNNKFDLAGFAVGEVYQKDLIDGRKIVAGDCLIGLPSSGFHANGYSLIRKIMGDHKLSLETPFEGKTLGEFLTEPTKLYVKEILNLKTIVPIKAMAHITGGGLTNISRVLPERFVFDADKSKIPTPPIMKFFKDLGKISDDEAYNVWNMGLGFCIVVSPEHVQAVKNTIPNSFEFGKIIPLHTK